A genomic segment from Cinclus cinclus chromosome 11, bCinCin1.1, whole genome shotgun sequence encodes:
- the GFOD2 gene encoding glucose-fructose oxidoreductase domain-containing protein 2, whose product MKMLPGVGVFGTGSAARVLVPLLRAEGFSIEALWGKTEEEAKQLAEEMNISFYTSRTDDVLLHQDVDLVCISIPPPLTRQIAVKALGIGKNVLCEKAATSVDAFRMVTAARYYPKLMSIVGNVLRFLPAFVKMKQLIEERYVGNVIICDVRVYGGSLLSHKYNWICDELMGGGGLHTMGTYIIDLLTHLTSRRAEKVHGLLKTFVKQNTAISGIRHVTSDDFCVFQMLMSDGVCCTVTLNFNMPGSFIHEVMIVGSAGRLIARGTDLFGQKNTAVQEEVLFTDSLPVNKGLLDKGFKDIPLLYLKGMVYMVQALRQSFQDQEDRRTWDHKPVSMAASFEDGLYMQSVVEAIKKSSRSGEWETVEVMTEEPDANQNLCEALQRNNL is encoded by the exons atgaaaatgcTCCCTGGAGTGGGTGTGTTTGGAACTGGTAGTGCTGCCCGGGTCCTGGTACCCTTGCTGAGGGCAGAAGGCTTCTCCATTGAGGCTCTCTGGGGGAAGACTGAAGAGGAAGCCAagcagctggcagaggaaaTGAATATCTCCTTCTACACGAGTCGGACGGACGATGTCTTGTTGCATCAGGATGTGGATTTGGTTTGCATCAGCATCCCTCCACCACTAACTCGGCAAATTGCTGTGAAGGCTCTAG GAATAGGGAAGAACGTGCTGTGTGAGAAAGCTGCTACCTCTGTGGATGCCTTCAGGATGGTCACAGCTGCCAGGTATTACCCCAAGCTGATGAGCATCGTTGGCAACGTTCTGCGTTTCCTGCCCGCCTTTGTGAAGATGAAGCAGTTGATAGAGGAGCGTTACGTGGGCAACGTCATCATCTGCGACGTGCGCGTCTACGGGGGCAGCCTGCTCAGCCACAAGTACAACTGGATCTGTGACGAGCTCATGGGAGGGGGTGGGCTGCACACCATGGGCACCTACATCATCGACCTCCTGACTCACCTCACCAGCAGGAGAGCTGAGAAGGTCCACGGTCTGCTCAAGACTTTTGTGAAGCAGAACACGGCCATCAGCGGGATCCGCCACGTCACCAGCGATGACTTCTGCGTTTTCCAGATGCTCATGAGCGACGGCGTCTGTTGCACTGTGACTCTCAACTTCAACATGCCCGGATCGTTCATCCATGAGGTCATGATTGTGGGGTCTGCCGGTCGCCTCATAGCTCGTGGGACAGACTTGTTCGGGCAGAAGAACACTGCTGTCCAGGAAGAAGTACTGTTTACAGACTCTCTGCCTGTCAACAAGGGCCTTTTGGATAAGGGGTTCAAGGACATCCCGCTGCTTTACCTGAAAGGAATGGTGTACATGGTGCAAGCCCTGCGGCAGTCTTTCCAAGACCAGGAAGACCGTCGGACATGGGATCATAAACCTGTGTCCATGGCAGCCTCTTTTGAAGATGGTCTGTACATGCAGAGTGTGGTAGAGGCCATCAAGAAATCGAGTAGGTCAGGTGAGTGGGAGACTGTGGAGGTGATGACTGAGGAACCAGATGCCAACCAAAACCTCTGTGAGGCACTTCAAAGAAATAACTTATGA
- the LOC134048415 gene encoding uncharacterized protein LOC134048415 isoform X1, whose product MVSSQVWKRSSAAAEKDGHFIVSFVRDMWDKTLQDHIDVFQLSLLVLFPPGTVSLQAEPVTTVQFKICLENLTVQVKWYKPECLEEEIQINTVVLGENCMNFSSSSLCIACTEICVCRVSITRPNSTGTGSSTQTAILREKCMNFSSSGPCIACTEICVCRVSITGPNSTYPGNGTQTTVLRKNRMNFSSSGPCIACTEICVCRVSITGPNSTYPGNGTQTTVLRKNRMNFSSSGPCIACTEISVCRISITGPNLTDAGNSTQATVLNFLCILLGLAVGTLLHMPVIGFLLWQRRRNRTGELLSEEVAEKNQTSMAALVTEAEDLTYANLNFEMKVTEPTSSNIIYTKIKPLQQKQSGGDDSAASKDVNVYSKEEGE is encoded by the exons ATGGttagcagccaggtttggaaaagatcatcagctgctgcagaaaaagaTGGTCACTTCATTGTGTCTTTTGTGAGAGACATGTGGGACAAAACCCTGCAAGATCATATAGATGTATTTCAGCTAtcacttctggttttgtttcctccAGGAACAGTCAGTCTGCAGGCAGAGCCAGTCACCACTGTGCAGTTCAAGATTTGTTTGGAGAATCTCACGGTGCAGGTGAAGTGGTACAAACCTGAATGTCTGGAGGAGGAGATTCAAATCAACACTGTAGTTCTTGGAGAAAACTGTATGAATTTCAGCAGCTCAAGCCTGTGTATAGCCTGCACAGAAATCTGTGTGTGTAGGGTCTCCATCACAAGACCAAACTCGACAGGCACTGGAAGCAGCACACAAACAGCAATTCTCAGAGAAAAGTGTATGAATTTCAGCAGCTCAGGCCCGTGTATAGCCTGCACAGAAATCTGTGTGTGTAGAGTCTCCATCACAGGACCAAACTCCACATACCCTGGAAACGGCACACAAACAACGGTTCTCAGAAAAAACCGTATGAATTTCAGCAGCTCAGGCCCATGTATAGCCTGCACAGAAATCTGTGTGTGTAGAGTCTCCATCACAGGACCAAACTCCACATACCCTGGAAACGGCACACAAACAACGGTTCTCAGAAAAAACCGTATGAATTTCAGCAGCTCAGGCCCATGTATAGCCTGCACAGAAATCTCTGTGTGTAGAATCTCCATCACAGGACCAAACTTAACAGACGCTGGAAACAGCACACAAGCAACAGTTCTCA ACTTCCTGTGCATCCTCCTTGGCTTAGCGGTGGGGACGCTCCTTCACATGCCAGTGATTGgcttcctgctgtggcagcGCAGAAGGAACAGAACAG GAGAGCTTCTGAGTGAGGAAGTGGCAGAGAAGAATCAGACCAGTATG gcagctctggtgACAGAGGCTGAGGACCTGACCTATGCCAACCTGAACTTTGAAATGAAAGTGACAGAACCTACCTCCTCCAATATCATTTACACCAAGATCAAGCCACTGCAACAGAAGCAGAGTGGTGGGGATGACAGTGCTGCCAGCAAAGATGTGAATGTCTACTCCAAGGAAGAGGGAGAGTGA
- the LOC134048415 gene encoding uncharacterized protein LOC134048415 isoform X3 produces MVSSQVWKRSSAAAEKDGHFIVSFVRDMWDKTLQDHIDVFQLSLLVLFPPGTVSLQAEPVTTVQFKICLENLTVQVKWYKPECLEEEIQINTVVLGENCMNFSSSSLCIACTEICVCRVSITRPNSTGTGSSTQTAILREKCMNFSSSGPCIACTEICVCRVSITGPNSTYPGNGTQTTVLRKNRMNFSSSGPCIACTEICVCRVSITGPNSTYPGNGTQTTVLRKNRMNFSSSGPCIACTEISVCRISITGPNLTDAGNSTQATVLRELLSEEVAEKNQTSMAALVTEAEDLTYANLNFEMKVTEPTSSNIIYTKIKPLQQKQSGGDDSAASKDVNVYSKEEGE; encoded by the exons ATGGttagcagccaggtttggaaaagatcatcagctgctgcagaaaaagaTGGTCACTTCATTGTGTCTTTTGTGAGAGACATGTGGGACAAAACCCTGCAAGATCATATAGATGTATTTCAGCTAtcacttctggttttgtttcctccAGGAACAGTCAGTCTGCAGGCAGAGCCAGTCACCACTGTGCAGTTCAAGATTTGTTTGGAGAATCTCACGGTGCAGGTGAAGTGGTACAAACCTGAATGTCTGGAGGAGGAGATTCAAATCAACACTGTAGTTCTTGGAGAAAACTGTATGAATTTCAGCAGCTCAAGCCTGTGTATAGCCTGCACAGAAATCTGTGTGTGTAGGGTCTCCATCACAAGACCAAACTCGACAGGCACTGGAAGCAGCACACAAACAGCAATTCTCAGAGAAAAGTGTATGAATTTCAGCAGCTCAGGCCCGTGTATAGCCTGCACAGAAATCTGTGTGTGTAGAGTCTCCATCACAGGACCAAACTCCACATACCCTGGAAACGGCACACAAACAACGGTTCTCAGAAAAAACCGTATGAATTTCAGCAGCTCAGGCCCATGTATAGCCTGCACAGAAATCTGTGTGTGTAGAGTCTCCATCACAGGACCAAACTCCACATACCCTGGAAACGGCACACAAACAACGGTTCTCAGAAAAAACCGTATGAATTTCAGCAGCTCAGGCCCATGTATAGCCTGCACAGAAATCTCTGTGTGTAGAATCTCCATCACAGGACCAAACTTAACAGACGCTGGAAACAGCACACAAGCAACAGTTCTCA GAGAGCTTCTGAGTGAGGAAGTGGCAGAGAAGAATCAGACCAGTATG gcagctctggtgACAGAGGCTGAGGACCTGACCTATGCCAACCTGAACTTTGAAATGAAAGTGACAGAACCTACCTCCTCCAATATCATTTACACCAAGATCAAGCCACTGCAACAGAAGCAGAGTGGTGGGGATGACAGTGCTGCCAGCAAAGATGTGAATGTCTACTCCAAGGAAGAGGGAGAGTGA
- the LOC134048415 gene encoding uncharacterized protein LOC134048415 isoform X4: MVAHECLCDVACADFLCILLGLAVGTLLHMPVIGFLLWQRRRNRTGELLSEEVAEKNQTSMAALVTEAEDLTYANLNFEMKVTEPTSSNIIYTKIKPLQQKQSGGDDSAASKDVNVYSKEEGE, translated from the exons ATGGTGGCTCACGAGTGCCTCTGTGATGTTGCGTGTGCAGACTTCCTGTGCATCCTCCTTGGCTTAGCGGTGGGGACGCTCCTTCACATGCCAGTGATTGgcttcctgctgtggcagcGCAGAAGGAACAGAACAG GAGAGCTTCTGAGTGAGGAAGTGGCAGAGAAGAATCAGACCAGTATG gcagctctggtgACAGAGGCTGAGGACCTGACCTATGCCAACCTGAACTTTGAAATGAAAGTGACAGAACCTACCTCCTCCAATATCATTTACACCAAGATCAAGCCACTGCAACAGAAGCAGAGTGGTGGGGATGACAGTGCTGCCAGCAAAGATGTGAATGTCTACTCCAAGGAAGAGGGAGAGTGA
- the LOC134048415 gene encoding uncharacterized protein LOC134048415 isoform X2, with the protein MVTMRLLGSLELWLANTFLPLLLLTWLSVGTVSLQAEPVTTVQFKICLENLTVQVKWYKPECLEEEIQINTVVLGENCMNFSSSSLCIACTEICVCRVSITRPNSTGTGSSTQTAILREKCMNFSSSGPCIACTEICVCRVSITGPNSTYPGNGTQTTVLRKNRMNFSSSGPCIACTEICVCRVSITGPNSTYPGNGTQTTVLRKNRMNFSSSGPCIACTEISVCRISITGPNLTDAGNSTQATVLNFLCILLGLAVGTLLHMPVIGFLLWQRRRNRTGELLSEEVAEKNQTSMAALVTEAEDLTYANLNFEMKVTEPTSSNIIYTKIKPLQQKQSGGDDSAASKDVNVYSKEEGE; encoded by the exons ATGGTCACCATGAGGCTGTTGGGAAGTTTGGAGCTCTGGCTGGCCAACACCTTtctgcccctgctgctcctcacctggCTGTCAGTTG GAACAGTCAGTCTGCAGGCAGAGCCAGTCACCACTGTGCAGTTCAAGATTTGTTTGGAGAATCTCACGGTGCAGGTGAAGTGGTACAAACCTGAATGTCTGGAGGAGGAGATTCAAATCAACACTGTAGTTCTTGGAGAAAACTGTATGAATTTCAGCAGCTCAAGCCTGTGTATAGCCTGCACAGAAATCTGTGTGTGTAGGGTCTCCATCACAAGACCAAACTCGACAGGCACTGGAAGCAGCACACAAACAGCAATTCTCAGAGAAAAGTGTATGAATTTCAGCAGCTCAGGCCCGTGTATAGCCTGCACAGAAATCTGTGTGTGTAGAGTCTCCATCACAGGACCAAACTCCACATACCCTGGAAACGGCACACAAACAACGGTTCTCAGAAAAAACCGTATGAATTTCAGCAGCTCAGGCCCATGTATAGCCTGCACAGAAATCTGTGTGTGTAGAGTCTCCATCACAGGACCAAACTCCACATACCCTGGAAACGGCACACAAACAACGGTTCTCAGAAAAAACCGTATGAATTTCAGCAGCTCAGGCCCATGTATAGCCTGCACAGAAATCTCTGTGTGTAGAATCTCCATCACAGGACCAAACTTAACAGACGCTGGAAACAGCACACAAGCAACAGTTCTCA ACTTCCTGTGCATCCTCCTTGGCTTAGCGGTGGGGACGCTCCTTCACATGCCAGTGATTGgcttcctgctgtggcagcGCAGAAGGAACAGAACAG GAGAGCTTCTGAGTGAGGAAGTGGCAGAGAAGAATCAGACCAGTATG gcagctctggtgACAGAGGCTGAGGACCTGACCTATGCCAACCTGAACTTTGAAATGAAAGTGACAGAACCTACCTCCTCCAATATCATTTACACCAAGATCAAGCCACTGCAACAGAAGCAGAGTGGTGGGGATGACAGTGCTGCCAGCAAAGATGTGAATGTCTACTCCAAGGAAGAGGGAGAGTGA